The following proteins are encoded in a genomic region of Nocardioides sp. cx-173:
- the hutH gene encoding histidine ammonia-lyase, translated as MSSSPVVVEVGPLSIEDVVAVARHGAPVVLGDAALSALARAREVVERLASAPTPAYGISTGFGALATRHIPSDLRAPLQRSLVRSHAAGSGPEVEREVVRALMLLRLSTLATGHTGVRVQTARLLSNLLNHGIAPVVHEYGSLGCSGDLAPLSHCALALIGEGTVRDASGVPMPAAQALAAAGLAPVELAAKEGLALINGTDGMLGMLALAVSDLRLLLRTADIAAAMSVEAQLATDRVFAPELQAIRPHPGQARSAANLLRLLGGSGIVASHRGPDCHQVQDAYSLRCAPQVHGAARDTVEHAAVVAGRELASAVDNPVVLAVPGEEGRVESNGNFHGAPVGYVLDFLAIVAADVAGMSERRTDRFLDRARSHGLPPFLAHDPGVDSGLMIAQYTQAAVVSELKRLAVPASVDSIPSSAMQEDHVSMGWAAARKLRRAVDGLTRVVAIEVMTAARALDLRAPLTPAPATAAVVRLLRAHGVEGPGPDRHLSPEIEAAVALVGSGAVLSAVHDVIGELA; from the coding sequence ATGAGCAGCTCCCCGGTCGTGGTCGAGGTCGGTCCCCTCAGCATCGAGGACGTCGTGGCCGTCGCCCGGCACGGCGCCCCGGTGGTGCTCGGCGACGCGGCCCTGTCGGCGCTGGCTCGTGCGCGCGAGGTGGTCGAGCGCCTCGCCTCGGCGCCCACCCCCGCCTACGGCATCTCCACCGGCTTCGGCGCGCTGGCCACCCGACACATCCCGAGCGACCTGCGCGCGCCGCTGCAGCGCTCGTTGGTCCGCTCCCACGCGGCCGGGTCGGGCCCGGAGGTCGAGCGCGAGGTCGTGCGGGCCCTGATGCTGCTGCGCCTGTCCACCCTGGCGACCGGCCACACGGGCGTCCGGGTCCAGACCGCCCGGCTCCTGTCAAACCTGCTCAACCACGGCATCGCACCGGTCGTGCACGAGTACGGCTCGCTCGGCTGCTCCGGCGACCTGGCCCCGCTGTCGCACTGCGCGCTGGCGCTGATCGGCGAGGGCACGGTGCGTGACGCCTCCGGCGTACCGATGCCCGCGGCGCAGGCCCTGGCGGCGGCCGGGCTGGCGCCGGTCGAGCTGGCGGCCAAGGAGGGTCTCGCGCTGATCAACGGCACCGACGGGATGCTGGGGATGCTGGCGCTCGCCGTGTCGGACCTGCGCCTGCTGCTGCGTACGGCGGACATCGCGGCCGCCATGTCGGTCGAGGCCCAGCTCGCGACCGACCGGGTCTTCGCCCCGGAGCTCCAGGCGATCAGGCCGCACCCGGGCCAGGCGCGCTCCGCCGCGAACCTCCTGCGGCTGCTCGGCGGCTCCGGCATCGTCGCCTCGCACCGAGGGCCGGACTGCCACCAGGTCCAGGACGCCTACTCGCTGCGCTGTGCCCCTCAGGTCCACGGCGCCGCGCGGGACACCGTCGAGCACGCCGCGGTGGTCGCCGGGCGTGAGCTGGCCAGCGCCGTGGACAACCCGGTCGTCCTCGCGGTGCCCGGCGAGGAGGGGCGCGTGGAGTCCAACGGCAACTTCCACGGCGCGCCGGTCGGCTACGTGCTGGACTTCCTCGCGATCGTGGCGGCCGACGTGGCGGGCATGAGCGAGCGCCGCACGGACCGGTTCCTCGACCGGGCGCGCAGCCACGGGCTGCCGCCGTTCCTCGCGCACGACCCGGGCGTCGACAGCGGGCTGATGATCGCGCAGTACACCCAGGCCGCCGTCGTCTCGGAGCTGAAGCGGCTGGCGGTGCCGGCCTCGGTCGACTCGATCCCCTCCAGCGCCATGCAGGAGGACCACGTCTCGATGGGGTGGGCGGCGGCGCGCAAGCTGCGCCGCGCCGTCGACGGGCTGACCCGCGTGGTCGCCATCGAGGTCATGACCGCGGCCCGGGCGCTCGACCTGCGCGCCCCGCTGACGCCGGCGCCCGCCACCGCTGCCGTCGTACGGCTGCTGCGGGCGCACGGGGTCGAGGGGCCGGGTCCGGACCGGCACCTGTCACCCGAGATCGAGGCCGCCGTGGCGCTGGTCGGCTCCGGCGCGGTCCTGAGCGCCGTACATGACGTGATCGGAGAGCTCGCATGA
- a CDS encoding heterodisulfide reductase-related iron-sulfur binding cluster, producing the protein MQIVAIVVSLAFTAVGLALFTRTIAFIVRTVRIGQPARRTDQLGARVLTMLKEMLLHTRMLQWTKVGVAHWVIMVGFGLLFFTLVNAYGQLFDAHFILPLIGHFPPFEWLTEAFAWGMLAAIIPFMIYRATRPKERVRGEKGRLYGSKMWQGYFVEWVILTVGLCILGLRLLEYGLADEKYQSALHFPLTQWLGQAFVDTDPSTLENLIWLVAMVKIVISMTWMIVLGLNATMGVAWHRFTAPFNILFKREVSGRTALGAMKPLTSDGKAITLDDIDDLDEDAKLGVGAVEDFSWKGILDFATCTECGRCQSQCPAWNTEKPLSPKLLITALRDHAFAKAPYLQADGEESRAALLEGNDTLTKEVERPLVGDTGDDWFYMPDSGAAVIDSEVLWNCTSCGACVQQCPVDIEHVDHIMDMRRHAVLVESNFPAELNGLFKGLENKGNPWNMSPNARMDWAKGLDFEVKVVGESIESLDEVDWLFWVGCAGAYEDRAKKTTRAVAELLDIAGVSFGVLGNGETCSGDPARRAGNEFVFQGLAQQNVETLKEAKAKTVVSTCAHCFNTLKNEYSEFGIELEVVHHTQLLNRLVREGKLTPVNDGAGAHKRSITYHDPCYIGRHNGVYSPPRELLQILPGAEFVEMERNSERSFCCGAGGARMWMEENTGERINVNRTNEAVGTGADQIAVGCPFCRVMLSDGLTAAQAKGDAREEVEVLDVAQMLLASVKGEQATKLAPGAGAAAAPATKAAPAPDKDEATKAEPEAGDETITEDTVVDTEDAGPLAKASGGSSLFDDPDAATADEPKAKAEPEKKSSLFDDPEPQAEKPAEEPTEKPVEKMGGSLFDLGGDEPEAKPAAKADTKAEAKATPEPKAEPEPAAKPAPDLGSGGGSLFDIASPEPAAPAAKAQPKAEPNPEPKVEVAEPAKEPEAKPAPASSGAAAQPATEIPESGSLFDLEAPAPAAPAAKAETEPEPEPEPEPEPEPEPAEEPKAKAEPKPASSGAAAQPATAIPESGSLFDIQAPEPAAAPKAAAEPEPEPEVAEEEPANEVPPTTSPGAALSAAATSLASEPTEPEAEPEAEPEPAAEPEPEEKAEEKPKPTSSGAAHQPKTDVDISDSGSLFDL; encoded by the coding sequence ATGCAGATCGTCGCCATCGTCGTCTCGCTGGCGTTCACCGCCGTCGGGCTGGCGCTGTTCACCCGCACCATCGCCTTCATCGTCCGCACCGTCCGGATCGGGCAGCCCGCACGGCGTACCGATCAGCTCGGCGCGCGCGTGCTGACGATGCTCAAGGAGATGCTGCTGCACACGCGCATGCTGCAGTGGACGAAGGTGGGCGTCGCCCACTGGGTGATCATGGTCGGCTTCGGCCTGCTCTTCTTCACCCTGGTCAACGCCTACGGCCAGCTCTTCGACGCCCACTTCATCCTGCCGCTGATCGGGCACTTCCCGCCGTTCGAGTGGCTCACCGAGGCCTTCGCCTGGGGCATGCTCGCGGCGATCATCCCCTTCATGATCTACCGGGCCACGCGCCCCAAGGAGCGGGTGCGCGGCGAGAAGGGGCGCCTCTACGGCTCGAAGATGTGGCAGGGCTACTTCGTCGAGTGGGTCATCCTCACCGTCGGCCTGTGCATCCTCGGCCTGCGCCTGCTCGAGTACGGGCTGGCCGACGAGAAGTACCAGAGCGCCCTGCACTTCCCGCTGACACAGTGGCTGGGCCAGGCGTTCGTCGACACCGACCCGAGCACCCTCGAGAACCTGATCTGGCTCGTCGCCATGGTCAAGATCGTCATCTCGATGACCTGGATGATCGTGCTCGGCCTCAACGCCACGATGGGCGTGGCCTGGCACCGCTTCACCGCGCCGTTCAACATCCTCTTCAAGCGCGAGGTCTCGGGCCGTACGGCGCTCGGCGCCATGAAGCCGCTCACCTCAGACGGCAAGGCGATCACCCTCGACGACATCGACGACCTCGACGAGGACGCCAAGCTCGGCGTCGGCGCGGTCGAGGACTTCAGCTGGAAGGGGATCCTGGACTTCGCGACCTGCACGGAGTGCGGCCGCTGCCAGTCGCAGTGCCCCGCGTGGAACACCGAGAAGCCGCTCTCCCCCAAGCTCCTCATCACGGCGCTGCGCGACCACGCGTTCGCGAAGGCGCCGTACCTCCAGGCCGACGGCGAGGAGTCCCGCGCCGCCCTGCTCGAGGGCAACGACACCCTCACCAAGGAGGTCGAGCGGCCGCTGGTCGGCGACACCGGTGACGACTGGTTCTACATGCCCGACAGCGGCGCGGCCGTCATCGACAGCGAGGTGCTGTGGAACTGCACCTCCTGCGGCGCCTGCGTCCAGCAGTGCCCCGTCGACATCGAGCACGTCGACCACATCATGGACATGCGCCGCCACGCCGTCCTCGTCGAGTCCAACTTCCCCGCCGAGCTCAACGGCCTCTTCAAGGGTCTGGAGAACAAGGGCAACCCCTGGAACATGTCGCCCAACGCGCGCATGGACTGGGCCAAGGGCCTGGACTTCGAGGTCAAGGTCGTCGGCGAGTCGATCGAGTCGCTCGACGAGGTGGACTGGCTGTTCTGGGTCGGCTGCGCCGGCGCCTACGAGGACCGCGCCAAGAAGACCACCCGCGCCGTCGCGGAGCTGCTCGACATCGCCGGCGTCAGCTTCGGCGTCCTCGGCAACGGCGAGACCTGCAGCGGCGACCCGGCTCGCCGCGCCGGCAACGAGTTCGTGTTCCAGGGCCTGGCCCAGCAGAACGTCGAGACGCTCAAGGAGGCGAAGGCCAAGACCGTCGTGTCGACCTGCGCCCACTGCTTCAACACCTTGAAGAACGAGTACTCCGAGTTCGGCATCGAGCTCGAGGTCGTCCACCACACCCAGCTGCTCAACCGGCTGGTGCGCGAGGGCAAGCTGACCCCGGTCAACGACGGCGCCGGCGCGCACAAGCGCTCGATCACCTACCACGACCCCTGCTACATCGGCCGGCACAACGGCGTCTACTCCCCGCCCCGCGAGCTGCTGCAGATCCTGCCCGGCGCCGAGTTCGTCGAGATGGAGCGCAACTCCGAGCGGTCCTTCTGCTGCGGCGCCGGTGGCGCCCGCATGTGGATGGAGGAGAACACCGGCGAGCGGATCAACGTCAACCGGACCAACGAGGCGGTCGGCACCGGCGCCGACCAGATCGCCGTCGGCTGCCCGTTCTGCCGGGTGATGCTCTCCGACGGCCTCACCGCGGCTCAGGCCAAGGGCGACGCCCGCGAGGAGGTCGAGGTCCTCGACGTCGCGCAGATGCTGCTCGCCTCCGTGAAGGGCGAGCAGGCCACCAAGCTCGCCCCCGGCGCCGGCGCCGCCGCAGCTCCCGCCACCAAGGCGGCACCTGCCCCGGACAAGGACGAGGCCACCAAGGCCGAGCCCGAGGCCGGGGACGAGACGATCACCGAGGACACCGTCGTCGACACCGAGGACGCGGGCCCACTGGCCAAGGCCTCGGGCGGCTCCTCGCTCTTCGACGACCCGGACGCGGCCACCGCCGACGAGCCGAAGGCCAAGGCCGAGCCGGAGAAGAAGTCCTCGCTGTTCGACGACCCGGAGCCGCAGGCGGAGAAGCCCGCCGAGGAGCCCACCGAGAAGCCCGTCGAGAAGATGGGCGGCTCGCTCTTCGACCTCGGCGGCGACGAGCCGGAGGCTAAGCCCGCCGCCAAGGCGGACACCAAGGCAGAGGCGAAGGCCACCCCCGAGCCGAAGGCCGAGCCCGAGCCCGCGGCGAAGCCCGCCCCGGACCTGGGCTCGGGTGGCGGCTCGCTCTTCGACATCGCCTCCCCGGAGCCGGCCGCCCCCGCGGCGAAGGCCCAGCCGAAGGCGGAGCCGAACCCCGAGCCGAAGGTGGAGGTCGCCGAGCCGGCGAAGGAGCCGGAGGCGAAGCCCGCGCCGGCCTCCTCGGGTGCCGCTGCGCAGCCCGCCACCGAGATCCCCGAGTCGGGCTCGCTCTTCGACCTCGAGGCCCCCGCGCCGGCCGCCCCCGCGGCGAAGGCCGAGACGGAGCCCGAGCCGGAGCCCGAGCCCGAGCCCGAGCCGGAGCCGGAGCCTGCGGAGGAGCCGAAGGCGAAGGCCGAGCCGAAGCCCGCCTCGTCCGGCGCCGCCGCGCAGCCCGCGACGGCGATCCCGGAGTCCGGGTCGCTCTTCGACATCCAGGCGCCCGAGCCCGCCGCCGCCCCGAAGGCAGCGGCCGAGCCGGAGCCGGAGCCGGAGGTGGCTGAGGAGGAGCCGGCGAACGAGGTGCCCCCGACGACCTCGCCGGGCGCCGCCCTCAGCGCGGCCGCGACCTCCCTCGCGAGCGAGCCGACCGAGCCCGAGGCCGAGCCCGAGGCAGAGCCCGAGCCCGCAGCCGAGCCCGAGCCCGAGGAGAAGGCCGAGGAGAAGCCGAAGCCGACCAGCTCCGGCGCGGCCCACCAGCCGAAGACCGACGTCGACATCAGCGACTCCGGGTCCCTCTTCGATCTCTGA
- a CDS encoding IclR family transcriptional regulator: MPQVPAATRTLRVLRYLASQPDPVPLEHISRACGLPRSTAYHLLAAMVAEGFVVHLPEERRYGLGLAAFEVGSGYSRQAPLQRLARHPLAALVDRTGESAHLAVLHGRDVLYVLEERAPARPSLVSDIGVRLPAHLTASGRAMLAALPPAQVRALYPGAADFVDRTGRGPRTPAALRSLLSEVRRAGHATEDGEVTLGLSSVAAAVLDHNAHPVAAVALTYPGARAGLSEEVRSVAVSLTRRIGGRDVAPTRPLVPRQEPPRG, encoded by the coding sequence ATGCCCCAGGTGCCCGCAGCCACGCGCACGCTGCGGGTCCTGCGCTACCTCGCCAGCCAGCCCGACCCGGTCCCTCTGGAGCACATCAGCCGGGCCTGCGGCCTCCCGCGCAGCACGGCGTACCACCTGCTGGCGGCGATGGTGGCCGAGGGCTTCGTGGTCCATCTCCCCGAGGAGCGGCGCTACGGCCTGGGCCTCGCCGCCTTCGAGGTCGGCAGCGGCTACTCCCGCCAGGCCCCGCTCCAGCGCCTCGCCCGGCACCCGCTGGCCGCGCTCGTCGACCGGACGGGTGAGTCCGCCCACCTGGCGGTCCTGCACGGCCGCGACGTGCTCTACGTGCTCGAGGAGCGCGCCCCTGCCCGGCCCTCGCTCGTGAGCGACATCGGCGTCCGGCTGCCCGCACACCTCACCGCCAGCGGCCGGGCCATGCTGGCCGCGCTGCCGCCCGCCCAGGTCCGTGCCCTGTATCCGGGGGCTGCCGACTTCGTCGACCGCACCGGCCGCGGTCCGCGCACGCCCGCGGCGCTGCGCTCGCTGCTGAGCGAGGTACGCCGGGCCGGGCACGCGACCGAGGACGGCGAGGTGACGCTGGGCCTGTCCAGCGTGGCGGCCGCCGTCCTGGACCACAACGCTCACCCGGTGGCCGCCGTCGCCCTGACCTACCCCGGAGCACGGGCGGGGCTCAGCGAGGAGGTTCGGTCGGTCGCGGTGTCGCTGACCCGCCGGATCGGCGGGCGTGACGTCGCGCCGACTCGCCCGTTGGTCCCTCGACAGGAGCCGCCCCGTGGGTGA
- a CDS encoding choice-of-anchor P family protein yields MKRSLRIPSAVVALGLAAALTAAGPTTSAAPAPAAAAKPVPTDFALFASGFGSRASGGQVPVGSGDATAYSVIGCTNRAGVARGNFVEDTALPGLGTLSGIRTRLWTAKKGRVVSSYATQRVAEVVIAQGGLGSLTLEGVRSQARAFHDGRRYRTETRSSVARIVFTPAAGDPQVLDLPAPGDPVVIPGLATIRIGSGVTKRLANGVQATTDGIDISVLPTATRTTIAHARAKIQGGANFGTFRGFSAGIRATGLDEAVKVGRTPLAILPCPGTKGKQLGNSTARVGIPDVLSARTLSTRQMGRQTQRRATAYEQGTVGRVVAADGAVILNGVVGRANVTRVGDRLIRNAKGSRIGNLVVNGEAQEFPESGVIEIPGVLKIQRGVVRRIKNGLAVVGARLTLLDGSGAVIDLGVAELQIRR; encoded by the coding sequence ATGAAGCGATCCCTCCGCATTCCCTCCGCCGTGGTGGCGCTCGGCCTCGCGGCCGCCCTGACCGCCGCCGGCCCGACCACCTCGGCCGCACCGGCGCCCGCCGCGGCCGCCAAGCCGGTGCCGACCGACTTCGCCCTCTTCGCCTCCGGCTTCGGCAGCCGGGCCAGCGGCGGGCAGGTGCCGGTGGGCTCCGGCGACGCCACCGCGTACTCGGTCATCGGCTGCACCAACCGGGCCGGCGTCGCCCGTGGCAACTTCGTGGAGGACACCGCCCTGCCCGGCCTCGGCACGCTCAGCGGGATCCGCACCCGACTCTGGACGGCCAAGAAGGGCCGCGTCGTCTCGTCGTACGCCACCCAGCGGGTCGCCGAAGTGGTCATCGCGCAGGGCGGGCTCGGCTCGCTCACCCTGGAGGGCGTGCGCTCGCAGGCGCGGGCCTTCCATGACGGCCGCCGCTATCGCACCGAGACCCGGTCCAGCGTGGCGAGGATCGTCTTCACGCCGGCCGCCGGGGACCCGCAGGTCCTGGACCTGCCCGCGCCCGGCGACCCGGTCGTCATCCCCGGCCTGGCGACGATCCGGATCGGGAGCGGCGTCACCAAGAGGCTCGCCAACGGCGTCCAGGCCACCACCGACGGCATCGACATCTCGGTGCTGCCCACCGCCACCCGCACGACGATCGCCCACGCCAGGGCCAAGATCCAAGGGGGCGCCAACTTCGGCACCTTCCGCGGCTTCTCCGCCGGCATCCGCGCCACTGGCCTCGACGAAGCCGTCAAGGTCGGGCGCACGCCGCTGGCGATCCTGCCCTGCCCCGGCACGAAGGGGAAGCAGCTGGGCAACTCCACCGCCCGGGTCGGCATCCCCGACGTGCTCAGCGCGCGGACCCTCAGCACCCGGCAGATGGGCCGCCAGACCCAGCGACGCGCGACCGCCTACGAGCAGGGCACGGTCGGGCGCGTGGTCGCGGCTGACGGCGCGGTGATCCTCAACGGCGTGGTGGGCCGCGCCAACGTGACCCGGGTCGGCGACCGGCTGATCCGCAACGCCAAGGGCAGCCGCATCGGCAACCTGGTGGTCAACGGCGAGGCTCAGGAGTTCCCCGAGTCCGGCGTCATCGAGATCCCGGGCGTGCTCAAGATCCAGCGGGGCGTCGTGCGCCGGATCAAGAACGGCCTCGCGGTCGTCGGCGCCCGCCTGACGCTGCTCGACGGCTCCGGCGCGGTCATCGACCTGGGCGTCGCCGAGCTCCAGATCCGCCGCTGA